Proteins found in one Synergistales bacterium genomic segment:
- a CDS encoding indole-3-glycerol phosphate synthase TrpC, with amino-acid sequence MTLHRIAAEKRREVERLRAPRRSLAEALGGAGLSVIAEIKRASPSAGAIAAGIDPRDQAAAYIRGGADALSVLTDGPFFGGSGADLRSLADQAGGERRVPLLRKDFLVDPLQIEESFFLGADAVLLIAALLEGPRLGSMLARVHELGMEALVEVHDEAELSRALEVPAGVIGINNRNLRDFTVDLSVAERLIAEMERLGAGEGRVVVAESGVATAEDAARLRAAGADAVLVGGMLMRAADPAAAVGALKGVPQR; translated from the coding sequence ATGACCCTCCACCGCATCGCTGCGGAGAAGCGGCGGGAGGTGGAGAGGCTTCGGGCGCCGCGACGCTCCCTGGCGGAGGCCCTGGGCGGTGCCGGCCTCTCGGTGATCGCCGAGATCAAGCGGGCCTCCCCCAGCGCCGGGGCGATCGCCGCCGGGATCGACCCGCGGGATCAAGCGGCGGCCTACATCAGGGGCGGAGCCGATGCGCTGTCGGTGCTCACCGACGGGCCCTTCTTCGGAGGAAGCGGAGCGGACCTTCGCAGCCTGGCCGATCAGGCCGGCGGGGAACGCCGGGTGCCGCTGCTGCGGAAGGATTTCCTCGTCGATCCGCTGCAGATCGAAGAGAGCTTCTTCCTCGGCGCCGACGCGGTGCTGCTCATCGCCGCGCTCCTGGAGGGCCCCCGCCTCGGGTCGATGCTGGCGCGGGTGCACGAACTGGGGATGGAGGCCCTCGTGGAGGTCCACGACGAGGCGGAGCTCTCCCGGGCGCTGGAGGTCCCCGCCGGGGTGATCGGCATCAACAACCGCAACCTGCGGGATTTCACGGTGGACCTCTCCGTCGCCGAGCGCCTCATCGCCGAAATGGAGCGCCTCGGTGCCGGAGAGGGCCGTGTCGTCGTCGCCGAGAGCGGTGTGGCGACGGCGGAGGACGCCGCGCGCCTTCGGGCGGCCGGGGCCGACGCGGTCCTGGTGGGGGGGATGCTGATGCGCGCCGCCGACCCGGCTGCGGCTGTGGGTGCGTTGAAGGGGGTGCCGCAGCGATGA
- the trpA gene encoding tryptophan synthase subunit alpha — MAGLTDVFTGKTALIPYITAGDPDLATTRPLVSALQEAGADLIELGIPFSDPQADGPAIQAAGQRALRAGATLEGVLELVRDLRGDVTVPLVLMGYYNPILRYGEERFAADAAGAGVSGVIVPDLPYDEGEAFFDMLASSGVAGILMASPNVSEARLAEIGRRARGFVYCVSLLGITGQEGGLYGPMEDYIRRVRRHVPLPLALGFGIDGPEKASAVAPLVDGVVVGSAIVRLVERYGGDPQRLADEVRAFTTALRDAVDAGAVVYPQG, encoded by the coding sequence ATGGCGGGACTGACTGATGTCTTTACCGGCAAAACGGCGCTGATTCCCTACATCACGGCCGGTGATCCCGACCTGGCGACCACCCGCCCGCTGGTTTCGGCTCTTCAGGAGGCCGGGGCCGATCTGATCGAGCTGGGGATCCCCTTCTCGGACCCCCAGGCCGACGGCCCTGCGATCCAGGCGGCGGGACAGCGGGCTCTCCGGGCGGGAGCGACGCTGGAGGGCGTGCTGGAGCTGGTGCGGGACCTCCGGGGTGATGTTACGGTGCCGCTGGTCCTGATGGGCTACTACAACCCCATCCTCCGCTACGGCGAGGAGCGTTTCGCCGCGGATGCCGCCGGGGCCGGCGTATCCGGCGTGATTGTACCGGATCTGCCCTACGACGAAGGGGAGGCCTTCTTCGATATGCTGGCGTCCTCCGGTGTGGCTGGGATCCTCATGGCTTCGCCCAATGTCTCCGAGGCCCGGCTGGCGGAGATCGGCCGCCGGGCCCGGGGCTTTGTCTACTGCGTTTCTCTGCTGGGGATCACAGGCCAGGAAGGCGGTCTCTACGGCCCGATGGAAGACTACATCCGTCGCGTGCGGCGGCATGTGCCGCTCCCCCTGGCCCTGGGCTTCGGCATCGACGGGCCGGAGAAGGCGTCAGCCGTGGCGCCCCTGGTGGACGGCGTGGTGGTGGGCAGCGCCATTGTCCGGCTGGTGGAGCGTTACGGCGGCGATCCGCAGCGCCTGGCCGACGAGGTGCGGGCCTTCACGACCGCGCTGCGCGACGCCGTCGATGCAGGTGCGGTGGTCTACCCGCAGGGGTAG
- a CDS encoding aminodeoxychorismate/anthranilate synthase component II: MILVIDNYDSFTYNLVQYLAVLGEVAVARNDGISSEEIAAMAPSHMVISPGPGTPDRAGVSEAAIRAFAGEIPILGVCLGHQAIGEVFGGRVVRGEAPCHGKVSAITHGGSRLFAGMPPSFRATRYHSLVLDPGSFPAELAVTARTGDGTIMALEHPVLPLFGVQFHPESILTEGGMALLQNFYGQSVA, translated from the coding sequence GTGATTCTGGTGATCGACAACTACGACTCCTTTACCTACAACCTGGTGCAGTATCTGGCGGTCCTCGGCGAGGTGGCGGTGGCCCGCAACGACGGGATCTCCTCGGAGGAGATCGCCGCGATGGCCCCCAGCCATATGGTGATCTCCCCGGGGCCGGGGACGCCCGACCGGGCGGGGGTTTCCGAGGCGGCCATCCGCGCCTTCGCCGGGGAGATCCCCATCCTGGGGGTCTGTCTGGGGCACCAGGCCATCGGGGAGGTCTTCGGCGGGCGGGTGGTCCGGGGCGAGGCCCCCTGCCACGGCAAGGTGTCGGCGATCACCCACGGCGGCAGCCGGCTCTTTGCGGGGATGCCGCCGTCGTTCAGGGCCACCCGCTATCATTCGCTGGTGCTGGATCCCGGCAGTTTCCCCGCCGAACTGGCGGTGACGGCCCGCACCGGCGACGGAACGATCATGGCGCTGGAGCATCCGGTGCTGCCGCTCTTCGGGGTGCAGTTCCACCCCGAGTCGATCCTCACCGAGGGCGGCATGGCGTTGCTGCAGAATTTTTACGGACAGTCTGTTGCCTGA
- a CDS encoding phosphoribosylanthranilate isomerase, with amino-acid sequence MTRIKVCGLTRREDVEAAVALGVDALGFILAGSPRQVTLERVADLVEEIPPFTATVAVVRNPDREELQRVTASGLFTHLQFHGDEPGELMAAQPLATIKAFGIASEEDMRRAVACAGADYLLLDTRAGGKSGGTGRAFPWELVEAARPVRPFILAGGLGPENLEEALRRCRPAAVDLNSRVERSPGVKDGELLRRAVMVVRRAGNDEMEMGRRTQ; translated from the coding sequence ATGACGCGGATCAAGGTCTGCGGTCTCACGCGGAGAGAGGATGTGGAGGCCGCCGTGGCGCTCGGTGTGGACGCCCTGGGGTTCATCCTCGCCGGGAGCCCCCGGCAGGTAACGCTGGAGCGGGTGGCCGACCTGGTGGAGGAGATCCCGCCCTTTACGGCCACCGTGGCGGTGGTCCGCAACCCGGACCGGGAGGAGCTGCAGCGTGTGACGGCGAGCGGGCTCTTTACGCACCTCCAGTTCCACGGCGACGAACCGGGAGAGCTGATGGCCGCCCAGCCTCTGGCGACGATCAAGGCCTTCGGCATCGCCTCGGAGGAGGACATGCGCCGTGCCGTCGCCTGCGCGGGGGCGGACTATCTCCTCCTGGACACCAGGGCGGGCGGAAAGAGCGGCGGAACCGGCAGGGCCTTCCCCTGGGAGCTGGTGGAGGCGGCGCGGCCGGTACGCCCCTTTATCCTCGCAGGCGGACTGGGGCCGGAGAACCTGGAGGAGGCCCTCCGGCGCTGCCGGCCCGCCGCGGTGGATCTGAACAGCCGGGTGGAAAGGTCGCCGGGCGTCAAGGACGGAGAGCTGCTGCGCCGTGCCGTAATGGTGGTTCGGCGGGCGGGAAACGACGAGATGGAGATGGGGAGGAGAACGCAATGA
- the pheA gene encoding prephenate dehydratase: LAAIQQEIIALCRAVQSPPGVACMGPEGSFSHQAALKAVGHGANLHFVDGPREVFRALENRETELGLVPVENTIEGVVYAALDAFAASPPELQVLREIRLPIRHVLGTHAGDLKEIREVRSHPQALAQCRRWLDSHLPGIPRTPAASTSAAARAAAAESSIAAVCSELAAQANSLPALAQNIQDEAHNTTRFWVVGRRGAAAGPENKTSLLFVVSHTPGSLLYALDPVREEGLNLMLIQSRPLPGNPFEYLFFVDLEGHLEEQPVAQTIESMRSRCFRLRVLGSYPCG; encoded by the coding sequence CTCGCCGCCATCCAGCAGGAGATCATCGCCCTCTGCCGGGCCGTTCAGTCCCCGCCTGGCGTGGCCTGTATGGGGCCCGAAGGCTCCTTCTCCCACCAGGCGGCGCTGAAGGCCGTCGGGCACGGCGCGAACCTCCACTTCGTCGACGGCCCCCGGGAGGTCTTCCGGGCACTGGAAAACCGGGAGACCGAGCTTGGCCTGGTGCCCGTGGAGAACACCATCGAAGGGGTGGTCTACGCCGCGCTGGACGCCTTCGCCGCCTCGCCCCCGGAGCTGCAGGTGCTCCGGGAGATCCGGCTGCCCATCCGTCACGTTCTCGGGACCCACGCAGGAGATCTGAAGGAGATCCGGGAGGTCCGCTCCCATCCTCAGGCGCTGGCCCAGTGCCGCCGCTGGCTGGACAGCCACCTGCCGGGCATCCCCAGAACACCTGCGGCCTCCACCAGCGCGGCCGCCCGGGCGGCCGCTGCGGAGAGCAGCATCGCCGCCGTCTGCAGCGAACTGGCCGCCCAGGCCAACAGCCTGCCGGCATTGGCGCAGAACATCCAGGACGAAGCCCACAACACCACCCGGTTCTGGGTGGTGGGACGCCGAGGGGCCGCCGCGGGCCCGGAGAACAAGACCTCCCTGCTCTTCGTGGTCTCCCACACGCCGGGCTCGCTGCTCTACGCTCTCGATCCGGTGCGGGAGGAGGGCCTGAACCTGATGCTCATCCAGTCCAGGCCGCTGCCGGGCAACCCCTTCGAGTATCTCTTCTTCGTGGATCTGGAGGGCCACCTGGAGGAACAGCCGGTGGCCCAGACCATCGAATCCATGCGTTCCCGCTGCTTCCGGCTGCGGGTGCTCGGTTCCTACCCCTGCGGGTAG
- a CDS encoding chorismate-binding protein has translation MTSTAAREREGMFHREAFLEMSGRYDLIPLVQEMKSGGRTPLSLYRRLKAGRERSFLLESGAGDGVEGRYSFIGVEPERIFLAGAGGCRVLDGYGHPLNGEPRGRSLREALEGYLSCRRPALEGLPPFAGGVAGYWGYGMVEEWETLFHESGRTLMPGDLPRAVLMGFPTVVAMDHRLERIQLIHNVAVPDGATGEEREGCYRRGRARLEDLARRLDEPTGESPGGPFSLGGMEPHMPKETFLEMVRRGKEHILAGEVCQVVLSQAFSAETDLPSLHIYEALKAGNPSPYLFVLDLPECELLGSSPEVLVKVEGGRVTTRPLAGTRRRGGSPAENEALAAELLADEKERAEHLMLVDLARNDLGRVCGTGSVHVTELMGVEHYSQVMHIVSQVEGTRLPALSALDVLASTFPAGTVSGAPKIRAMELIEELEGVPRGPYAGAVGYVGFDGNLDSCITIRTILRRGNRVTVQAGAGIVYDSVPEREYEETRSKAGALFAALEAAGKGCGLQ, from the coding sequence ATGACGAGCACGGCAGCACGAGAACGGGAAGGCATGTTCCACCGGGAAGCCTTTCTTGAGATGAGCGGACGCTACGATCTGATCCCCCTGGTGCAGGAGATGAAAAGCGGCGGGCGGACACCGCTGTCGCTCTACCGCCGTCTCAAGGCGGGGCGGGAGCGCAGCTTTCTTCTGGAAAGCGGAGCCGGCGACGGCGTGGAGGGGCGCTACTCCTTCATCGGCGTGGAGCCGGAACGGATCTTTCTGGCCGGGGCCGGGGGGTGCCGGGTGCTGGACGGATACGGGCATCCCCTGAACGGAGAGCCCCGGGGACGGTCGCTCCGGGAGGCGCTGGAGGGGTACCTCTCCTGCCGGCGGCCCGCTCTGGAGGGGCTGCCGCCCTTCGCCGGCGGTGTGGCGGGGTACTGGGGCTACGGCATGGTGGAGGAGTGGGAGACCCTCTTCCACGAGAGCGGCCGGACCCTGATGCCGGGGGATCTGCCCCGGGCGGTGCTGATGGGCTTTCCCACTGTGGTGGCCATGGATCACAGGCTGGAGCGGATCCAGCTGATCCACAATGTCGCCGTGCCGGATGGAGCGACCGGGGAGGAACGGGAGGGCTGCTACCGGCGGGGACGGGCGCGGCTGGAGGATCTGGCGCGCCGCCTCGACGAACCCACCGGGGAATCCCCTGGAGGGCCCTTCTCGCTGGGGGGGATGGAGCCCCACATGCCGAAGGAGACCTTCCTGGAGATGGTGCGGAGAGGGAAGGAACACATCCTCGCCGGCGAGGTCTGCCAGGTGGTGCTCTCCCAGGCCTTCTCGGCGGAGACGGACCTGCCGTCCCTCCATATCTACGAAGCGCTCAAAGCGGGCAATCCCTCGCCCTACCTCTTTGTGCTGGACCTGCCGGAGTGCGAGCTGCTGGGCTCCTCGCCGGAGGTGCTGGTGAAGGTGGAAGGCGGGCGGGTCACCACCCGTCCGCTGGCGGGCACCCGTCGGCGGGGCGGATCGCCGGCGGAGAACGAGGCGCTGGCGGCGGAGCTGCTGGCCGACGAGAAGGAACGTGCCGAGCACCTCATGCTGGTGGATCTGGCCCGCAACGACCTGGGCCGTGTCTGCGGGACCGGATCGGTCCATGTCACCGAGCTGATGGGGGTGGAGCACTACTCGCAGGTGATGCACATCGTCTCCCAGGTGGAGGGGACCAGGCTTCCCGCGTTGAGCGCTCTGGATGTGCTGGCGTCGACCTTTCCGGCGGGCACGGTCTCGGGGGCGCCAAAGATTCGGGCCATGGAGCTCATCGAGGAGCTGGAGGGGGTTCCCCGCGGGCCCTACGCCGGGGCCGTGGGCTACGTGGGCTTCGACGGCAATCTGGACAGCTGCATCACCATCCGGACCATCCTCCGGCGGGGAAACCGGGTCACCGTCCAGGCCGGTGCGGGGATCGTCTACGACTCGGTCCCCGAGCGGGAGTACGAGGAGACCCGAAGCAAAGCGGGGGCGCTCTTCGCGGCCCTGGAAGCGGCGGGGAAGGGGTGTGGTCTGCAGTGA
- the trpB gene encoding tryptophan synthase subunit beta: MKRVVDMPTRERTSFGGRYVPETLIPALDELERAYEALRSDGGFQGEFRDLLRRYSGRPTPLTFAGRLTEHLGGARVYLKREDLNHTGAHKINNALGQALVARRLGKRRVIAETGAGQHGVAAATAAARFGMECAVFMGREDMRRQAVNVDRMRLLGAEVIPVTSGNGTLKDATNEAIRHWVARVEDTHYIIGSVVGPRPYPAMVRDFQRVIGDETRQQVREIEGRLPDLLVACVGGGSNAMGIFHPFLEDREVAMIGVEAAGRGVETGEHAATLGAGSVGVLHGSRSYLLQTDDGQVIEAYSISAGLDYPGVGPEHSTLKESGRVAYTAVTDAEAVEAFQLLSRLEGIIPALESSHAIAQTVRTAPAMPRESLVVVNLSGRGDKDMASVRDYLEEEGNPHGGTD; this comes from the coding sequence ATGAAGCGTGTTGTCGATATGCCGACCCGGGAACGGACATCCTTCGGGGGGCGTTATGTGCCGGAGACGCTGATTCCGGCGCTGGACGAGCTGGAGAGGGCCTACGAGGCCCTCCGGAGCGACGGGGGGTTCCAGGGGGAGTTCCGGGACCTGCTGCGGCGGTACAGCGGACGGCCCACGCCGCTCACCTTCGCCGGCCGTCTGACCGAACATCTCGGCGGGGCGAGGGTCTATCTCAAACGGGAGGACCTGAACCATACCGGGGCCCACAAGATCAACAACGCCCTCGGTCAGGCGCTGGTGGCCCGCCGGCTGGGGAAGCGCCGGGTGATCGCCGAGACCGGCGCCGGACAGCACGGCGTGGCCGCCGCCACGGCGGCCGCACGCTTCGGCATGGAGTGCGCCGTCTTCATGGGCCGGGAGGACATGCGCCGACAGGCCGTCAACGTGGACCGCATGCGCCTGCTGGGGGCGGAGGTGATCCCCGTGACCAGCGGCAACGGCACCCTCAAGGACGCTACCAACGAGGCCATCCGCCACTGGGTGGCCCGCGTGGAGGACACCCACTACATCATCGGTTCCGTGGTGGGGCCCCGTCCCTACCCGGCGATGGTGCGGGATTTCCAGCGGGTGATCGGCGACGAGACCAGGCAGCAGGTGCGGGAGATCGAGGGCCGCCTGCCCGATCTGCTGGTGGCCTGTGTCGGCGGCGGCAGCAACGCCATGGGGATCTTTCATCCCTTTCTGGAGGACCGGGAGGTGGCGATGATCGGCGTGGAGGCCGCCGGACGGGGCGTCGAAACAGGCGAGCACGCCGCCACCCTCGGCGCGGGGAGTGTCGGTGTGCTCCACGGGAGCCGCTCCTACCTGCTGCAGACCGACGACGGCCAGGTGATCGAGGCCTACTCCATCTCGGCGGGGCTGGACTATCCCGGCGTGGGGCCGGAGCACAGCACCCTCAAGGAGTCGGGGCGGGTGGCCTACACCGCCGTTACCGACGCCGAGGCCGTGGAGGCCTTCCAGCTGCTCTCGCGGCTGGAGGGGATCATTCCGGCGCTGGAGAGCTCCCATGCCATCGCCCAGACCGTCAGGACGGCTCCGGCGATGCCGCGGGAGAGCCTGGTGGTGGTCAACCTCTCCGGACGGGGCGACAAGGACATGGCCTCCGTGCGGGACTATCTCGAAGAGGAGGGAAACCCCCATGGCGGGACTGACTGA
- the trpD gene encoding anthranilate phosphoribosyltransferase: MLQRQLEKIMTRVDLTDSEMAGAMEAIMDGTEAEAQVAAFLAGLRVKGETVAEIAGAARVMREKATPLCIRRSPLLDVVGTGGDMAGTFNISTAAALIAAAAGVAVAKHGNRSVSSRCGSADVLEALGIPLLGSPEDVAASVETTGFGFLFAPFFHSAMKNVVPVRKALGLRTVFNVLGPLTNPARPDCQLMGVFASELVRTMAEVLGRLGVERAMVVHGHGGLDELSLSGANRVCMLDGGAVREMELHPGDVGLPGAEPGFAAGGTADDNRRIVEAVFRGERGPRRDVVVLNAAAALYTARRVDSLEKGARMAEEVIDSGLAAARVRTVAAFAAARQEGAA, translated from the coding sequence ATGTTGCAGAGACAGCTGGAGAAGATCATGACCAGGGTGGACCTGACAGACAGCGAGATGGCCGGGGCTATGGAGGCCATCATGGACGGCACCGAAGCGGAGGCCCAGGTGGCGGCCTTTCTGGCCGGTCTCCGGGTGAAGGGGGAGACGGTGGCGGAGATCGCCGGGGCGGCCCGGGTGATGCGGGAGAAGGCCACTCCCCTGTGCATCAGGCGGTCGCCGCTGCTCGATGTGGTGGGAACGGGCGGCGACATGGCGGGCACCTTCAACATCTCCACGGCGGCGGCGCTGATCGCCGCTGCGGCGGGCGTGGCGGTGGCCAAGCACGGCAACCGGTCGGTCTCCAGCCGCTGCGGCAGCGCCGATGTGCTGGAGGCGCTGGGGATCCCGCTGCTCGGCTCGCCGGAGGATGTGGCGGCCTCGGTGGAGACCACCGGCTTCGGTTTTCTCTTTGCTCCCTTCTTCCACAGCGCCATGAAGAATGTCGTTCCCGTGCGGAAGGCGCTGGGACTGCGGACGGTGTTCAACGTGCTGGGGCCGCTGACCAACCCGGCGCGGCCGGACTGCCAGCTCATGGGGGTCTTCGCCTCCGAACTGGTGCGTACCATGGCGGAGGTGCTGGGGCGCCTCGGCGTGGAGCGGGCCATGGTGGTCCACGGCCACGGCGGACTGGACGAGCTCTCCTTGAGCGGGGCCAACCGGGTCTGCATGCTCGATGGTGGAGCGGTGCGCGAGATGGAGCTCCATCCCGGCGATGTCGGGTTGCCCGGCGCCGAACCGGGCTTCGCCGCCGGCGGGACGGCCGATGACAACCGGCGGATCGTCGAGGCGGTCTTCCGGGGGGAGCGGGGACCGAGGCGGGATGTGGTGGTGCTGAACGCTGCAGCGGCGCTCTACACGGCCCGGCGGGTGGACTCCCTGGAAAAGGGGGCCCGGATGGCCGAAGAGGTGATCGACAGCGGCCTTGCCGCGGCCAGGGTGCGCACCGTGGCGGCCTTCGCGGCCGCCCGGCAGGAGGGAGCGGCATGA